A single region of the Ziziphus jujuba cultivar Dongzao chromosome 10, ASM3175591v1 genome encodes:
- the LOC132799687 gene encoding F-box/kelch-repeat protein At3g23880-like, whose amino-acid sequence MKFPALFIIVNQIVIFYFFSKNIKNKYHSLPEELLAEILLRLPVKSLGRFKCVCKSWCSIINSPYFTARHTYTTNLYLLLCPSIVRLGEIHRLSYDTLRVVEKTKYHPQIDLEFGKIDILSSCNGLILFSAFFQNKWGLWNPTTGQTKLLPFSSSDQITWCSFGFGFDTETMDYKVVMVYKQHNDTRLVTMYSLKTNTRTSIATFSDEGLELIYGWPGHFSNNGMISWIAMYNVDGKARDTILSIDLRSETIITTPCPSSITVLHHSPLVYKESLALVDVEGERGYDIWVLGKYGVEESWKKLFTVQHLRAIDRVLGFWKDAGKVFVEKYDLETDLLLLDIATQETTSLHISKKCNTLLTYRESLVSLNS is encoded by the coding sequence ATGAAGTTTCCTGCATTATTCATTATCGTTAATCAAATTGTTATCTTTTactttttctcaaaaaatattaaaaacaaataccATTCTCTTCCAGAGGAATTGTTGGCTGAAATCCTGCTAAGGTTACCTGTGAAATCCCTAGGGCGATTCAAGTGCGTATGCAAATCATGGTGCTCCATCATTAACAGCCCTTATTTCACTGCTCGACATACGTATACCACCAATCTTTATCTCCTCCTCTGTCCCTCCATTGTTCGTTTGGGAGAAATTCACAGGCTTTCTTACGACACACTCAGAGTAgtggagaaaacaaaatatcatccTCAAATTGACCTTGAATTCGGAAAAATTGACATTCTCTCTAGCTGCAATGGTCTCATCTTGTTTTCTGCATTTTTTCAAAACAAGTGGGGTCTATGGAACCCCACAACTGGACAGACTAAGCTTCTTCCATTTTCATCAAGCGATCAAATAACTTGGTGCTCATTTGGGTTTGGGTTTGATACCGAAACTATGGATTACAAGGTGGTCATGGTTTACAAGCAACACAATGACACTAGATTGGTTACCATGTACAGCTTAAAAACTAACACTAGGACTAGTATAGCAACTTTTTCAGATGAGGGTTTAGAGTTGATATATGGTTGGCCTGGTCATTTCAGTAATAATGGAATGATTTCCTGGATAGCAATGTATAATGTGGATGGTAAAGCTAGGGATACCATTCTTTCCATAGACCTGCGCAGTGAGACCATAATAACTACACCCTGTCCTAGTAGTATTACTGTTTTGCATCATAGTCCTTTGGTTTATAAGGAGTCCTTGGCTCTCGTTGATGTCGAAGGTGAAAGAGGCTATGATATATGGGTATTGGGTAAATATGGTGTTGAGGAGTCATGGAAGAAGCTATTTACTGTTCAACATCTTCGAGCAATAGACCGGGTGTTGGGGTTTTGGAAGGATGCAGGTAAGGTTTTTGTTGAAAAGTATGATCTTGAAACGGATCTGCTTTTGCTTGACATTGCTACCCAAGAAACAACAAGTCTTCATATTTCTAAAAAATGTAATACTTTGTTAACCTACAGAGAGAGTCTAGTTTCACTTAATAGCTAG
- the LOC107411734 gene encoding F-box/kelch-repeat protein At3g23880-like, giving the protein MKHDAYDFSLPKELLVEILLKLPALSLLRYMCVCKSWCSTINNLFAQNLLRNHTNNHNAAKPYLLLDVGADHKTTLTLSYDTLEALRIPYPPIDPQFRQKTKILCCCNGIILFSDQFKTKWGLWSLTTGQTHLLPSSSSHRLDKHYGQRDFLFQNVGFGFDTKTMDYKVVIIYKFFDDLLGSLVVEIYSLKTNSWTSIPTLLDETRIGLPPEKLYQIHGRCGVFSNGMLSWRASDTMYANDMVYGEVWQGIISVDLTSETIITTRLPSSISHSMYSLVNSMVYKEFFSLAAYKYHQGSYHIWVLEEYGLKDSWKMLLNIRPLDHQFGRVLGFWKNDKMECLPKELVGEILLKVAGYIPSAVQIWVLGDYGVKESWNKLFTIGPLRYIGPYTTSPLVYKGSFALVNDVLPHFDTWVLGEYGVKESWNMLAMITIGPVQRIGQVLGLWKDSDGFSKYSLETTNNP; this is encoded by the exons ATGAAGCATGATGCATATGATTTCTCTCTTCCTAAGGAATTGCTGGTTGAAATCCTGTTAAAGTTGCCAGCTTTATCCCTTCTCCGATACATGTGTGTTTGCAAGTCATGGTGCTCCACCATTAACAACCTCTTTGCCCAAAACCTCTTGCGAAACCACACCAACAACCATAATGCCGCCAAACCATATCTCCTGTTGGACGTTGGCGCTGACCATAAAACTACTCTCACGCTTTCTTACGACACACTCGAAGCTCTCCGGATACCGTACCCTCCAATCGACCCTCAATTCcgacaaaaaaccaaaatcttATGTTGTTGCAACGGTATCATCTTGTTTTCTGATCAATTTAAAACCAAGTGGGGCCTATGGAGCCTCACAACTGGACAGACACATCTTCTACCATCTTCCTCATCCCATCGCTTGGACAAGCATTATGGCCAAagagattttttatttcaaaacgtTGGTTTTGGTTTCGATACTAAGACTATGGATTACAAGGTGGTCATAATCTACAAGTTCTTCGATGATCTTCTTGGGTCACTTGTCGTCGAAATCTACAGCTTGAAAACAAACTCTTGGACAAGTATACCAACTCTTTTAGATGAGACAAGAATAGGACTCCCTCCGGAGAAACTTTATCAAATACATGGCAGGTGTGGTGTTTTCAGCAATGGAATGCTTTCTTGGAGAGCAAGCGACACAATGTATGCGAATGATATGGTATATGGTGAAGTTTGGCAAGGGATTATTTCGGTAGACCTGACCAGTGAGACTATAATAACAACACGCTTGCCTAGTAGTATTAGTCATTCTATGTATTCTTTGGTTAATTCTATGGTTTATAAGGAGTTCTTTTCTCTCGCGGCTTATAAATACCATCAAGGTAGTTACCACATATGGGTGTTGGAGGAATATGGTTTGAAGGACTCATGGAAGATGCTATTGAATATTCGACCTCTTGATCATCAATTTGGTCGTGTATTGGGATTTTGGAAGAATGATAAG ATGGAGTGTCTTCCAAAGGAATTGGTGGGTGAAATCCTGTTAAAGGTTGCCGGCTATATCCCTTCAGCGGTGCAA ATATGGGTATTGGGTGACTATGGTGTCAAGGAGTCATGGAATAAGCTATTCACTATTGGACCTCTTCGCTACATTGGTCCA TATACTACTTCACCTTTGGTTTATAAGGGGTCATTTGCTCTCGTTAATGATGTTCTCCCTCATTTTGATACATGGGTATTGGGTGAATATGGTGTTAAGGAGTCATGGAACATGCTAGCTATGATCACTATTGGACCTgttcaaagaattggtcaagtATTGGGGCTTTGGAAGGATTCAG ATGGGTTTTCCAAGTATAGCTTAGAAACAACCAACAATCCCTAG